Proteins from a single region of Choloepus didactylus isolate mChoDid1 chromosome 10, mChoDid1.pri, whole genome shotgun sequence:
- the LOC119545383 gene encoding proline-rich protein 2-like, whose product MTGSCPQRGAHSGRAGPRPVRGRDPPRRARAVRQRLHPPGPRTPCTPHPRPSSGIPQTLPGGPGTPGGVETRDPQGTLPAALSPPPGGCLCGLRALRPSRGPNPKAWALHRSPRRGPEPSVRADEDGAAVATAGCRAAVRSHPADPCDRAGAHLVASGKVETGAGGAAGGRADARVSRTTGCRVPEPGGRRDLQRPRNLLGPRVSEGQGLPGAMPAALQHQEPHQWECGRPGPRHLGPPGQEPRCRLGLDHISRPPSISTLTTPLKGSSRMESPTIFTKGHMGTCENLGLQ is encoded by the exons ATGACG GGCTCGTGCCCGCAGCGGGGCGCGCACTCGGGGCGCGCGGGACCGAGGCCGGTGCGGGGACGGGACCCGCCTCGCCGCGCACGCGCAGTGCGCCAACGGCTCCACCCGCCGGGGCCACGGACGCCCTGCACCCCGCACCCGCGCCCTTCCTCTGGGATACCCCAAACTCTGCCGGGCGGACCCGGTACCCCTGGGGGCGTGGAGACGCGGGACCCTCAGGGCACACTGCCCGCCGCCCTGTCCCCGCCCCCAGGGGGGTGTCTCTGCGGCCTGCGGGCTCTGAGGCCGAGCAGGGGTCCGAACCCCAAAGCCTGGGCTCTGCACAGGAGCCCCAGGAGGGGGCCTGAGCCCAGCGTGAGG GCTGACGAGGACGGGGCTGCGGTCGCCACTGCTGGCTGCCGAGCAGCAGTGAGGAGTCACCCTGCAGACCCCTGCGACAGAGCAGGTGCGCACCTGGTGGCCTCAGGCAAGGTGGAGACAGGAGCAGGAGGTGCTGCTGGAGGCCGAGCTGACGCCCGAGTCTCCAGGACAACAGGGTGTCGAGTCCCCGAACCCGGGGGACGGCGAGACCTGCAGAGGCCCCGGAACCTACTGGGCCCCAG GGTCTCTGAAGGTCAGGGGCTTCCAGGAGCGATGCCTGCAGCCCTCCAGCACCAAGAGCCACACCAATGGGAATGTGGACGGCCTGGACCTCGGCATCTGGGTCCTCCTGGACAAGAACCAAG GTGTAGACTGGGATTGGACCACATCTCCCGGCCCCCATCGATCTCCACTCTGACTACACCTCTGAAGGGTTCCTCCAGGATGGAATCTCCAACCATCTTCACCAAAGGGCACATGG GGACTTGTGAGAACCTGGGGCTCCAGTGA